One genomic window of Providencia hangzhouensis includes the following:
- a CDS encoding VOC family protein, translated as MPQFSKISQLQDLWDDLPIFIGKLQQMAQEINVLLSSFPIDHISVRCHHIATAERWHQGLMQCAQLLSDNIINGRPIRLYELSEPLNIAGQDVFIIELPFPKDKIYSKESWEHIEMVIDVEPNQLETAALQLLPEPLPQGYSIKMSQPKGQQERLPNPTLAVSNGEITVKYHPFPLKKIIESEK; from the coding sequence GTGCCACAGTTTAGCAAAATTTCGCAATTACAAGATTTATGGGATGACCTACCTATATTCATAGGTAAATTACAACAGATGGCGCAAGAGATAAACGTATTATTGTCATCCTTTCCGATTGACCATATTTCAGTGCGTTGTCATCATATTGCAACTGCAGAACGTTGGCACCAAGGGTTAATGCAATGTGCCCAACTTTTATCTGATAATATAATTAATGGCCGACCGATTCGTTTATATGAGCTAAGTGAGCCATTAAATATCGCGGGTCAAGATGTATTTATCATTGAGTTGCCTTTTCCAAAGGACAAAATTTACTCGAAAGAAAGTTGGGAACATATCGAAATGGTAATAGATGTTGAGCCGAATCAGCTAGAAACCGCGGCATTGCAGTTGTTACCTGAACCTTTACCCCAAGGGTATAGCATTAAAATGAGCCAACCCAAAGGGCAGCAAGAAAGGTTGCCAAATCCAACATTAGCAGTGTCAAATGGTGAGATAACAGTTAAATACCATCCATTCCCGCTAAAAAAGATAATTGAAAGTGAAAAATAA
- the argS gene encoding arginine--tRNA ligase, translating to MNIQAILSDKISAAMLAAGAPEDSDALVRQSAKAQFGDYQANGVMGAAKKMGIAPRQLAEQLVNHLDLEGIASKVEIAGPGFINIFLEPTWVEKHVEEALASQRLGIAPVKPETIVIDYSAPNVAKQMHVGHLRSTIIGDAAARTQEFIGHKVIRANHVGDWGTQFGMLIAYLEKVQNEDATDMALADLEEFYREAKKHYDEDEEFAVRARGYVVKLQSGDEYCRQMWRKLVDITMQQNQETYRRLNVTLTEDDVMGESLYNSMLPGIVADLKAKGLAVESEGATVVFLDEFKNKEGEPMGVIVQKKDGGFLYTTTDIACAKYRYETLHADRSLYYIDSRQHQHLMQAWTIVRKAGYIPESMALEHHMFGMMLGKDGKPFKTRTGGTVRLSDLLDEAVERAQALIREKNPDMPEDELLNVANVVGIGAVKYADLSKNRTTDYIFDWDNMLAFEGNTAPYMQYAYTRVASIFKKANLTHADLTLPISLQDPREIALATRLLQFEETILTVARDGTPHVMCAYLYELAGLFSGFYEHCPILSADDEAQRQSRLKLAALTQKTLKTGLDTLGIETVERM from the coding sequence GTGAATATTCAGGCGATTCTTTCAGATAAAATTAGTGCTGCGATGTTAGCAGCGGGTGCTCCAGAAGACAGTGATGCACTTGTGCGTCAATCCGCTAAAGCTCAGTTTGGTGATTACCAAGCCAATGGAGTGATGGGCGCTGCTAAAAAGATGGGGATAGCTCCGCGACAACTGGCTGAACAGCTTGTTAATCACTTAGATTTGGAAGGGATTGCCAGCAAAGTTGAAATTGCAGGCCCCGGCTTTATTAATATTTTCCTTGAGCCAACTTGGGTTGAAAAGCATGTTGAAGAGGCATTGGCTTCCCAGCGCTTAGGCATCGCGCCCGTCAAGCCTGAAACGATTGTCATTGACTATTCTGCGCCTAATGTCGCGAAACAAATGCACGTAGGCCACTTACGCTCCACCATTATTGGTGATGCTGCGGCACGTACTCAAGAATTTATTGGTCATAAAGTCATCCGTGCCAACCACGTCGGTGATTGGGGTACGCAATTTGGTATGTTAATTGCCTATCTTGAGAAAGTTCAAAATGAAGATGCCACAGATATGGCACTTGCCGACCTCGAAGAATTTTATCGCGAAGCCAAAAAACACTACGACGAAGATGAAGAATTCGCAGTCCGCGCTCGTGGCTACGTTGTGAAACTGCAATCCGGTGATGAATATTGTCGTCAAATGTGGCGCAAATTAGTGGATATCACTATGCAGCAAAACCAAGAAACCTATCGCCGTTTAAATGTCACTTTAACCGAAGATGACGTGATGGGCGAAAGCTTATATAACAGTATGCTACCCGGTATTGTTGCAGACTTAAAAGCCAAAGGTTTAGCTGTTGAGAGTGAAGGCGCAACGGTTGTTTTCCTCGACGAATTTAAAAATAAAGAAGGCGAACCAATGGGCGTGATCGTCCAGAAAAAAGATGGTGGCTTCTTGTACACAACAACTGATATTGCCTGTGCGAAATACCGTTATGAAACCCTTCATGCTGACCGCTCACTTTACTATATTGACTCTCGCCAACATCAACATTTAATGCAAGCATGGACCATCGTCCGTAAAGCAGGTTATATCCCTGAATCAATGGCACTTGAGCACCACATGTTCGGTATGATGCTAGGTAAAGATGGCAAACCATTTAAGACTCGTACAGGTGGTACCGTTCGTTTATCAGACTTACTGGATGAAGCGGTTGAACGTGCTCAAGCGCTGATCCGTGAGAAAAACCCAGATATGCCTGAAGATGAATTGCTCAATGTCGCAAATGTTGTCGGTATTGGCGCCGTTAAATACGCTGACTTGTCCAAAAACAGAACGACAGATTATATTTTCGATTGGGACAACATGTTAGCTTTTGAAGGAAATACCGCGCCGTATATGCAGTATGCGTATACTCGAGTGGCTTCTATTTTCAAGAAAGCCAATTTAACCCATGCAGACTTAACTCTGCCTATTTCATTACAAGACCCACGTGAAATTGCGCTTGCGACACGTCTGTTACAGTTTGAAGAAACCATTCTAACTGTCGCTCGTGATGGTACACCTCATGTGATGTGTGCTTATTTATATGAACTAGCTGGTTTATTCTCAGGCTTTTATGAGCACTGCCCTATCTTGTCAGCCGATGACGAAGCCCAGCGCCAAAGCCGCTTGAAATTGGCTGCATTAACTCAAAAAACTCTAAAAACGGGCTTAGATACTCTGGGTATTGAAACCGTTGAAAGAATGTAA
- a CDS encoding helix-turn-helix transcriptional regulator: protein MALFTFTLTLSGVTADTEGLVDTLFAAGCCDALVCFYGKSVYLEFDREAESFDLAIETAITDVESTSLNIKVESIDSALVGLSDIAELTGLTRQAVALLKDGDRGKGHFPTPVQRLRGTSPLWDWASVADWLQQNNRLSNNPELYEQAKILCKWNLVLRNCANEYIDELQKRTTKLAKQRKQKRLTKVNR from the coding sequence ATGGCGCTATTTACTTTCACATTAACACTATCGGGTGTGACTGCTGATACGGAAGGCTTAGTTGATACCTTATTCGCCGCAGGCTGTTGCGATGCATTGGTGTGCTTTTATGGTAAATCGGTTTATTTAGAATTTGATAGGGAAGCGGAATCTTTTGATCTTGCAATTGAAACTGCGATTACAGATGTTGAAAGTACATCGCTGAATATAAAAGTGGAATCTATTGATTCCGCTTTGGTTGGGTTAAGTGATATTGCAGAATTGACAGGGCTAACCCGTCAAGCAGTGGCTTTGCTGAAAGATGGGGATCGAGGTAAAGGCCATTTCCCTACACCCGTACAACGTTTGAGAGGGACATCCCCGTTATGGGACTGGGCGAGTGTTGCTGATTGGCTACAACAGAATAACCGATTGTCGAATAACCCTGAACTTTATGAACAAGCAAAAATACTTTGTAAATGGAACTTAGTACTCCGTAATTGCGCAAATGAATATATCGATGAATTACAAAAACGAACAACAAAGTTAGCGAAACAGCGCAAACAAAAACGGCTCACCAAAGTGAACCGTTAA
- the murJ gene encoding murein biosynthesis integral membrane protein MurJ, with protein sequence MNLLKSLAAVSSMTMMSRVLGFIRDAIIARVFGAGAAADAFFVAFKLPNLLRRIFAEGAFSQAFVPILAEYKNQQGEEATRTFVAYIAGMLTLALAIVTILGMIAAPWIIYVTAPGFTDDADKFALTTDLLRVTFPYIFLISLASLAGAILNTWNRFSVPAFAPTLLNVSMIIFAAFAAPYFNPPIMSLAWAVLVGGVLQLVYQLPHLKKVGMLVLPRLSFRDSGVWRVMKMMGPAIIGVSVAQISLIINTIFASFLQSGSVSWMYYADRLMELPSGVLGVALGTILLPSLAKSFTSGNQNEYRHLMDWGLRLCLLLALPCALGLAILSEALTVSLFQYGNFTAHDSLMTQYALIAYCVGLTGMILVKILAPGFYSRQDIRTPVKIAIVTLILTQLMNLAFIGPLQHAGLALSIGLAACFNAGVLYWQLRKQDIFQPLAGWKGFIVKLLIALIVMGAVLFGVLHFMPSWQEGNMLMRMLRLIGVVIVGAGSYFVALYVLGFRPRDFMKRSIA encoded by the coding sequence ATGAATTTATTAAAATCGTTGGCGGCAGTAAGCTCCATGACCATGATGTCTCGTGTGCTTGGGTTTATTCGCGACGCCATTATCGCTCGGGTTTTTGGTGCAGGAGCCGCGGCGGACGCCTTTTTTGTCGCATTTAAGCTACCGAATCTTTTACGTCGAATTTTTGCCGAAGGTGCATTTTCACAAGCTTTTGTCCCAATACTGGCGGAATACAAAAATCAGCAGGGAGAAGAGGCCACTCGTACATTCGTCGCTTATATTGCTGGGATGCTAACCCTTGCTTTGGCGATTGTAACTATCCTTGGTATGATTGCTGCCCCTTGGATCATTTATGTCACCGCGCCTGGATTTACTGACGATGCTGACAAATTTGCGCTGACGACAGATCTTTTACGAGTCACATTCCCTTATATTTTTCTGATCTCTCTGGCCTCTCTCGCTGGGGCTATCCTGAATACTTGGAACCGTTTCTCAGTCCCTGCATTCGCGCCAACATTGCTCAATGTCAGTATGATCATTTTTGCTGCTTTTGCAGCCCCATACTTTAACCCACCCATAATGTCATTAGCATGGGCAGTGCTGGTTGGCGGTGTTTTGCAACTGGTCTATCAGCTACCACACCTTAAAAAGGTGGGCATGTTAGTGCTACCGCGCTTATCATTTCGTGATAGTGGGGTTTGGCGTGTAATGAAAATGATGGGTCCCGCTATTATCGGGGTTTCTGTCGCGCAAATTTCTTTGATTATCAATACGATATTTGCCTCTTTTTTACAATCTGGTTCAGTATCATGGATGTACTACGCCGATAGGCTAATGGAGTTACCATCAGGGGTACTTGGAGTAGCTCTTGGAACGATTTTATTGCCATCACTTGCGAAAAGCTTTACGAGTGGCAACCAAAACGAATATCGTCACTTGATGGATTGGGGGTTACGCCTTTGTCTGCTACTGGCACTACCTTGTGCGTTAGGGTTGGCGATACTCTCTGAAGCATTAACCGTATCTTTATTCCAATACGGTAATTTTACGGCGCATGACTCACTTATGACACAATATGCCTTAATTGCCTATTGTGTCGGGTTAACTGGGATGATTTTGGTGAAAATTTTGGCACCAGGTTTTTATTCACGCCAAGATATTCGTACCCCAGTGAAAATTGCGATTGTCACGTTAATCTTAACGCAACTGATGAATTTAGCCTTTATTGGGCCATTACAACATGCAGGTTTAGCTTTATCCATTGGGTTAGCTGCCTGTTTTAATGCGGGAGTTCTCTATTGGCAATTGCGCAAGCAAGATATTTTTCAGCCTTTAGCGGGCTGGAAAGGGTTTATCGTTAAACTATTGATAGCGTTAATTGTAATGGGTGCCGTGCTATTTGGTGTCTTACATTTTATGCCGTCTTGGCAAGAAGGTAATATGCTGATGCGTATGCTACGTTTGATAGGCGTCGTGATTGTTGGCGCGGGGAGTTATTTCGTTGCTTTATACGTGCTTGGGTTCCGCCCTCGTGATTTTATGAAACGCAGTATTGCCTAA
- the rimJ gene encoding ribosomal protein S5-alanine N-acetyltransferase, giving the protein MFGYRSNVPKVRLVTDRMVIRLTYERDNYRLADYYSLNKDFLIPWEPIRDNSHYQPAGWHNRLQVMNEMHREGSAFHFLLLDKEENEVMGVANFSNVLRGSFYACYLGYSLGEKWQGQGLMYEALTQAIRYMQQHQKMHRIMANYMPHNMRSGHLLTKLGFEREGYAKQYLQINGEWRDHVLTALTDNTWALNKA; this is encoded by the coding sequence ATGTTTGGTTATCGTTCAAATGTACCGAAAGTGCGTCTTGTCACTGATAGAATGGTTATTCGTTTGACTTACGAACGTGATAATTATCGACTAGCTGATTATTACAGTCTGAATAAAGACTTTTTAATTCCGTGGGAACCCATCAGGGACAACTCTCATTACCAGCCCGCTGGCTGGCATAATCGGTTACAAGTCATGAATGAAATGCATCGAGAAGGAAGTGCTTTCCATTTCTTACTATTAGATAAAGAAGAAAACGAAGTTATGGGGGTAGCGAACTTTAGTAATGTATTGCGCGGCTCATTTTATGCCTGTTACTTAGGCTATTCACTAGGTGAAAAATGGCAAGGACAAGGTCTAATGTATGAAGCGCTAACCCAAGCGATTCGTTATATGCAACAGCACCAAAAAATGCACCGAATTATGGCAAATTATATGCCTCATAATATGCGTAGTGGTCATTTATTGACTAAGCTTGGCTTTGAACGTGAAGGCTATGCAAAGCAATACTTACAAATTAATGGTGAGTGGCGTGACCATGTATTGACGGCATTGACAGATAACACTTGGGCGCTGAATAAAGCCTAA
- the mdtH gene encoding multidrug efflux MFS transporter MdtH, which translates to MAQVSRARSLGKYFLLLDNMLVVLGFFVVFPLISIRFVDQLGWAAVVVGFALGLRQFVQQGLGIFGGAIADRFGAKPMIVIGMLLRASGFAVMAVAHDPWVLWLSCVLSALGGTLFDPPRTALVIKLTRPYERGRFYSLLLMQDSAGAVIGALIGSWLLQYDFHYVCWVGAAVFIIAAICNAWLLPAYRISTIRTPIKEGMGRVLKDKRFVTYVVTLAGYFMLSVQVMLMFPIVVNELAGTPTAVKWMYAIEAAISLTLLYPIARWSEKHFRLEQRLMAGLFLMSLSMFPIGMTTSLNTLFALICLFYLGTVTADPARETLSASLADPRARGSYMGFSRLGLALGGAVGYTGGGWMYDIGHQWNMPQLPWFLLGIIGFITLWALHKQFNRKKIETVMLSGQ; encoded by the coding sequence ATGGCGCAGGTGTCACGGGCAAGAAGCCTTGGTAAGTATTTCCTTTTGCTTGACAACATGTTGGTTGTCCTCGGCTTTTTTGTTGTTTTTCCGCTTATTTCCATTCGTTTTGTTGATCAACTAGGTTGGGCCGCCGTGGTGGTGGGTTTTGCCTTAGGGCTTCGTCAGTTTGTTCAACAGGGTTTAGGTATCTTTGGCGGTGCTATCGCTGACCGATTTGGTGCGAAACCCATGATTGTTATTGGAATGCTATTACGTGCCAGTGGTTTTGCAGTGATGGCAGTGGCCCATGACCCTTGGGTTTTATGGTTATCTTGCGTCCTTTCTGCACTGGGTGGAACCTTGTTTGATCCCCCACGAACCGCATTAGTTATTAAATTAACTCGCCCTTATGAACGCGGCCGTTTTTATTCTTTACTCTTAATGCAAGACAGTGCTGGAGCCGTTATTGGCGCGTTGATTGGTAGTTGGTTATTACAATATGACTTCCATTATGTCTGCTGGGTTGGCGCTGCTGTTTTTATTATTGCTGCTATCTGTAATGCTTGGTTGTTACCTGCTTATCGAATATCAACCATCAGAACCCCTATTAAAGAAGGTATGGGCCGTGTACTAAAAGACAAACGCTTTGTGACTTATGTAGTCACTTTAGCTGGCTATTTTATGTTGTCAGTACAAGTGATGCTTATGTTTCCTATTGTTGTCAATGAGTTAGCAGGGACGCCAACTGCCGTCAAATGGATGTATGCGATTGAAGCAGCGATATCCTTAACATTGCTTTACCCTATTGCTCGTTGGAGCGAAAAACATTTTCGCCTTGAGCAACGGCTCATGGCCGGGCTATTTTTAATGAGTCTCAGCATGTTTCCAATTGGCATGACAACCTCACTCAACACGCTATTTGCCCTTATTTGCCTATTTTATTTAGGTACTGTGACTGCCGACCCCGCTAGAGAAACACTAAGCGCATCACTTGCTGACCCAAGAGCCAGAGGGAGCTATATGGGCTTTAGCCGCTTAGGCCTTGCTTTAGGCGGAGCTGTCGGTTACACCGGTGGCGGCTGGATGTACGATATTGGCCACCAATGGAATATGCCACAATTACCTTGGTTCTTATTAGGGATCATCGGTTTTATCACTTTATGGGCACTGCATAAGCAATTTAACCGTAAAAAAATTGAAACAGTCATGTTGAGTGGGCAGTAA
- a CDS encoding lipoprotein, translating into MKKFIIAAMVGFLTLLSGCSQLSEFSISESQINDYLANKVKYDHKVGITGFADADIQLANLKSEIGRSEPGKVALTGDASVKLDSLIGKAEAQINLTLTARPYFDAKTGSIYLKELNISSYKVTPENMDTAMSAVIPYLNSSLETFFETQPVYVLNPDNGAAEATAKKLAKGLEIKPGKLVIPLVD; encoded by the coding sequence ATGAAGAAGTTTATAATCGCCGCTATGGTGGGCTTTCTCACTCTCTTATCGGGTTGTAGTCAATTATCTGAGTTTAGTATTAGTGAATCACAAATTAATGATTATCTTGCTAATAAAGTAAAATATGACCACAAGGTCGGCATTACTGGCTTTGCTGATGCGGATATTCAACTCGCTAATTTAAAATCAGAAATCGGCCGCAGTGAACCTGGAAAAGTCGCGTTGACAGGGGATGCAAGCGTTAAATTAGACTCGCTGATTGGTAAAGCAGAAGCACAAATTAACCTGACCCTCACTGCTCGTCCTTATTTTGACGCCAAAACCGGCTCAATTTACTTAAAAGAGTTAAATATTAGCAGTTACAAGGTAACACCCGAAAATATGGATACGGCAATGTCAGCTGTTATTCCTTACTTAAATAGTTCCCTTGAAACTTTCTTTGAAACTCAGCCTGTTTATGTGTTAAATCCAGATAATGGTGCTGCTGAAGCAACTGCGAAGAAACTCGCTAAAGGTCTTGAAATCAAACCGGGCAAACTGGTCATTCCATTAGTTGATTAA
- a CDS encoding TorD/DmsD family molecular chaperone yields MNEFSIVCRILGTLFQRSPSDSLVKPLIDMIAQDKLKASWPLEQDELWSRMAKDLDINAVNADYQALFVGESPAVSMLANDYDSEITEAEVREFLTVRGMSLTNAPADAFGALLLAASWLEDQAAEDETAAQEELFDSYILSWYGSFLGKVEAHATTTFYRTLAQITRDAVIALRDELDSETE; encoded by the coding sequence ATGAACGAATTTTCAATCGTCTGCCGTATTTTGGGGACACTATTTCAACGTAGTCCCTCTGATAGCCTCGTAAAGCCGCTTATTGATATGATTGCTCAAGATAAATTAAAAGCATCATGGCCATTGGAGCAAGATGAATTATGGTCGCGCATGGCAAAAGATCTCGATATCAATGCGGTTAATGCGGATTACCAAGCCCTGTTTGTAGGTGAATCCCCAGCAGTTTCAATGCTAGCGAATGATTACGATTCTGAAATTACAGAAGCAGAAGTTCGCGAATTTTTAACTGTGAGAGGAATGTCCCTGACGAATGCACCTGCGGATGCTTTTGGTGCGTTACTACTCGCGGCTTCTTGGTTGGAAGACCAAGCGGCAGAAGATGAAACAGCCGCCCAAGAAGAATTATTTGATAGCTATATTCTTAGCTGGTATGGCAGCTTTCTAGGTAAAGTTGAAGCGCATGCTACAACCACGTTTTATCGTACTTTAGCCCAAATTACGCGTGATGCAGTTATTGCTCTGCGTGATGAGCTTGACTCAGAAACCGAATAG
- the ghrA gene encoding glyoxylate/hydroxypyruvate reductase GhrA, giving the protein MNILFYHPFFDSKQWIEGMKARLPQVNIRQWEKGDNQSADYAMVWLPPYECLAGRSDLKGIFALGAGVDAILKQEQDKPGTLPAGVPVMRLEDTGMAIQMEEYACAKVLSYFRRMDEYRQLQSQRQWKQLPAYQHEDFVIGVMGAGALGQAVAKRLVSFGFHVRTWSRSEKQLDNVKSYFGNDQLASFLSGTRVIINLLPSTPETVGILNQQLFSQLEQGAYVINLARGAHLIEQDLLLALESGQVAGAALDVFASEPLSQMHPFWTHPRIAITPHVAAFTKPKEAMDMIVSNIQRIEAGQAPIGVVDMQRGY; this is encoded by the coding sequence ATGAATATTTTATTTTACCATCCATTTTTTGATTCAAAACAGTGGATTGAGGGCATGAAAGCGCGATTACCCCAAGTGAATATTCGCCAATGGGAAAAAGGGGATAACCAAAGTGCAGATTACGCTATGGTTTGGTTACCGCCTTATGAATGTCTCGCTGGTCGCAGTGATTTAAAAGGTATTTTCGCGTTAGGTGCGGGTGTGGATGCTATTTTAAAGCAAGAACAAGACAAACCTGGGACCTTACCGGCAGGCGTTCCTGTAATGCGTTTGGAAGACACTGGAATGGCGATTCAAATGGAAGAATACGCTTGTGCAAAAGTGTTAAGCTACTTTCGTCGTATGGATGAGTACCGCCAATTACAATCACAGCGACAATGGAAGCAATTACCAGCCTACCAACACGAAGATTTTGTCATTGGTGTTATGGGAGCAGGGGCATTAGGGCAAGCGGTTGCAAAACGCTTAGTCAGCTTTGGTTTTCATGTAAGAACATGGAGTCGCTCTGAAAAACAACTTGATAACGTAAAAAGCTATTTTGGTAATGACCAATTAGCTAGCTTTCTTTCTGGAACCCGTGTGATTATTAATCTTCTGCCAAGCACGCCAGAAACGGTGGGAATTTTAAACCAGCAACTATTTAGCCAATTAGAGCAAGGGGCATATGTTATCAACCTTGCACGTGGTGCTCATCTGATTGAGCAAGATTTGCTTTTAGCGCTTGAATCAGGGCAAGTTGCAGGTGCTGCGCTTGATGTTTTTGCGAGTGAACCGTTATCGCAAATGCACCCGTTCTGGACGCATCCACGCATCGCTATCACGCCCCATGTTGCCGCCTTTACAAAACCGAAAGAAGCTATGGATATGATTGTCAGTAATATCCAGCGCATCGAAGCTGGCCAAGCTCCTATTGGTGTGGTTGATATGCAACGCGGTTATTAG
- a CDS encoding alanine/glycine:cation symporter family protein produces the protein MEAIVNTIVGYIWGNALVVLSLGVGLYFTLATRGVQFRYLIKMVCLLKENKASKEGISSFQAFCLALSGRVGVGNIAGVATAIAAGGPGAIFWMVVMGLLGGASAFIESTLAQVYKQRSDGQYRGGSPYYIEKGLKLKPFAIIVAAVICLSYGVLVPGIQANTIADSFQTAFNLPPIATGGIVTVLMAWLIFGGVKRIASAADKIVPIMALAYIVMMVIILGSHYEQVPGMFSLIFRSAMGMDAVFGGIVGTAVSWGVRRAVFSNVAGAGEATFSSAAAEVSHPVKQGLIQAFSIYIDTVVVCTASGLMILVTNMYNVFPDGSATALVEYVPGVAAGTAWTQMAVSTVFTSAGSGFVSIAVFLFAFTTLMAYYYIAETTIVYLDRKLRYPILKLILKFVFLIIVFMGSVQSVSLMWSLGDIGFGSMSYLNLIAIVFLSKPALRALRDFERQEKLGVDPVFDPKVAGIENAELWEDISREYYEQGIGIEPKEKKNQGMAYQEEERKN, from the coding sequence ATGGAAGCCATCGTTAATACAATCGTTGGTTACATCTGGGGTAATGCATTAGTGGTGTTATCGCTAGGTGTTGGGCTCTATTTTACATTAGCGACTCGCGGTGTACAGTTTCGCTATCTCATTAAAATGGTATGTTTGTTAAAGGAAAATAAAGCGTCAAAAGAAGGAATTTCCTCCTTCCAAGCATTCTGTTTAGCATTATCAGGGCGTGTAGGGGTAGGTAATATTGCGGGGGTGGCGACAGCCATTGCCGCAGGCGGCCCCGGTGCAATCTTCTGGATGGTTGTCATGGGGCTATTGGGGGGAGCAAGCGCATTTATCGAATCCACACTTGCTCAAGTATACAAACAGCGCTCTGATGGCCAATACCGCGGAGGCTCCCCTTACTATATCGAGAAAGGGTTAAAACTGAAACCATTTGCCATTATAGTGGCTGCGGTTATTTGCCTATCTTATGGAGTACTGGTTCCGGGTATTCAAGCCAATACCATTGCTGATTCCTTTCAAACTGCATTTAACTTACCCCCAATTGCGACAGGCGGCATTGTGACAGTGCTGATGGCATGGTTAATCTTTGGTGGTGTAAAACGTATTGCGAGTGCAGCAGACAAGATCGTGCCAATTATGGCATTGGCATATATCGTCATGATGGTGATCATCTTGGGTAGCCATTACGAACAAGTGCCGGGTATGTTCAGTTTAATTTTCCGTAGTGCGATGGGAATGGACGCTGTATTCGGTGGTATTGTTGGTACGGCTGTCTCATGGGGTGTGCGCCGTGCCGTTTTTTCCAACGTGGCAGGTGCGGGTGAAGCCACATTTAGTTCTGCGGCAGCCGAGGTAAGCCACCCTGTAAAACAAGGTTTAATTCAAGCGTTTTCTATTTATATCGATACTGTCGTTGTGTGTACAGCATCAGGTTTGATGATCCTTGTCACCAATATGTATAACGTTTTTCCAGATGGTTCAGCGACTGCCTTAGTCGAATATGTTCCCGGGGTTGCCGCGGGGACCGCATGGACACAAATGGCGGTATCAACAGTCTTTACTTCTGCAGGGTCGGGATTTGTCTCAATCGCCGTATTTTTATTCGCTTTCACAACCTTGATGGCTTATTACTATATTGCAGAAACCACGATTGTTTATCTCGATAGAAAATTGCGTTACCCCATTTTGAAATTGATACTTAAGTTTGTATTTCTGATTATTGTTTTTATGGGAAGCGTTCAGTCAGTGAGCTTAATGTGGAGCCTTGGCGATATTGGGTTCGGTAGTATGAGTTACCTTAATCTTATTGCCATAGTCTTCCTGTCGAAACCTGCATTACGAGCACTGCGTGACTTTGAGCGGCAGGAAAAACTAGGCGTTGATCCGGTGTTTGACCCGAAAGTCGCTGGGATAGAAAATGCAGAACTCTGGGAAGATATAAGCCGCGAATATTACGAACAAGGAATTGGTATAGAACCGAAAGAGAAAAAAAATCAAGGAATGGCATATCAAGAAGAAGAGAGGAAAAACTAG